The following coding sequences are from one Eucalyptus grandis isolate ANBG69807.140 chromosome 11, ASM1654582v1, whole genome shotgun sequence window:
- the LOC104426940 gene encoding oleosin 1 codes for MAEHHTYGQHQYPHQYQQQQHQQQQPVAHQVVKAMTAVTAGGSLLVLSGLTLAGTVIALTIATPLLVIFSPVLVPAVITVGLLIMGFLASGGFGVAAVTVLSWIYRYVTGKHPPGADQLDQARMKLASKAREMKDRAEQFGQQHLTSQS; via the coding sequence ATGGCCGAGCATCACACTTATGGCCAACACCAGTACCCACACCAGTACCAGCAACAGCAGCACCAGCAGCAACAGCCCGTGGCCCACCAGGTGGTGAAGGCTATGACCGCCGTCACCGCGGGTGGGTCGCTGCTTGTCCTGTCGGGGCTGACCCTGGCGGGCACGGTGATTGCCCTCACCATCGCCACGCCGCTGCTGGTGATATTCAGCCCGGTGCTCGTTCCGGCGGTGATCACGGTGGGGTTGTTGATCATGGGGTTCCTGGCGTCGGGAGGGTTTGGGGTGGCAGCGGTGACGGTGCTGTCGTGGATATACAGGTACGTGACGGGGAAGCACCCGCCGGGGGCAGACCAGCTAGACCAGGCGCGGATGAAGCTGGCGAGCAAGGCGCGCGAGATGAAGGACAGGGCCGAGCAGTTCGGGCAGCAGCATCTCACTAGCCAATCGTAG